A DNA window from Myripristis murdjan chromosome 19, fMyrMur1.1, whole genome shotgun sequence contains the following coding sequences:
- the cox11 gene encoding cytochrome c oxidase assembly protein COX11, mitochondrial, with protein MLLPLLVTESLGCPRASLLLTRCVRALQCDGSRALHHQAERFLCRKVPGRLHTQSRGAKSRKRQSRSQEDEWKTRNKTVLTYIAAAGVGMIGLSYAAVPLYRLYCQASGLGGTAVAGHDADQVETMKPVKDRIIKVTFNADTHASMQWNFRPQQTEIYVVPGETALAFYRARNPTDKPVIGISTYNVVPFEAGQYFNKIQCFCFEEQRLNPQEEVDMPVFFYIDPEFDVDPRMARVDTITLSYTFFEAKEGQKLPLPGYSYN; from the exons ATGCTGCTGCCCCTCCTGGTCACGGAGTCCCTCGGCTGCCCTCGGGCCTCGCTGCTGTTAACCCGCTGTGTGCGGGCCCTGCAGTGCGACGGCTCCAGGGCTCTGCACCATCAGGCCGAGCGCTTCCTCTGCCGGAAGGTCCCGGGCCGCCTGCACACGCAGAGCCGCGGCGCCAAGAGCCGCAAGAGGCAGAGCCGCAGCCAGGAGGACGAGTGGAAGACGAGGAACAAGACGGTGCTGACGTACATCGCCGCCGCCGGCGTCGGGATGATCGGCCTGTCGTACGCCGCCGTGCCGCTCTACAGACTCTACTGCCAG gcgtCGGGGCTCGGCGGCACGGCGGTGGCCGGCCACGACGCCGATCAGGTGGAGACGATGAAGCCGGTGAAGGATCGCATCATCAAGGTGACCTTCAACGCCGACACGCACGCCAGCATGCAGTGGAACTTCCGGCCGCAGCAGACGGAGATTTAC gtggtACCAGGAGAGACAGCCCTGGCCTTCTACAGAGCCAGGAACCCCACAGACAAGCCGGTCATCGGCATCTCAACCTACAACGTGGTGCCGTTTGAGGCGGGACAGTACTTCAACAAGATTCAG TGTTTCTGCTTCGAGGAGCAGCGGCTGAACCCCCAGGAGGAGGTGGACATGCCCGTCTTTTTCTACATCGACCCGGAGTTTGACGTGGACCCGAGGATGGCCCGTGTTGACACCATCACCCTGTCCTACACCTTTTTCGAGGCCAAGGAGGGTCAGAAGCTGCCGTTGCCTGGATACAGCTACAACTGA